A stretch of Blautia liquoris DNA encodes these proteins:
- the rpmC gene encoding 50S ribosomal protein L29, translating to MKINKYVEDLRTKSAAELNDELVAAKKELFNLRFQNATYQLENTSRIKDVRKNIARIQTVIAQKAKAEN from the coding sequence GTGAAAATTAATAAGTATGTAGAAGATTTAAGAACAAAATCAGCTGCAGAATTAAATGATGAATTAGTAGCTGCTAAAAAGGAACTCTTCAACTTGAGATTCCAGAATGCAACCTATCAATTGGAAAATACGAGCAGGATCAAAGACGTTCGTAAGAATATTGCAAGAATTCAGACTGTGATTGCCCAGAAAGCCAAAGCAGAGAATTGA
- the rplX gene encoding 50S ribosomal protein L24 produces MAVKIKRGDTVRVIAGKDKGKEGKVLSVKEKKILVEGVNMVTKHEKPSMSNQHGGIISKESPLDISNVMYLHNGKVTRIGYKMDGDKKVRVAKATGEVID; encoded by the coding sequence ATGGCAGTTAAAATTAAAAGAGGCGATACCGTTCGAGTAATCGCCGGAAAAGATAAAGGCAAAGAAGGAAAAGTTCTTTCCGTAAAAGAGAAAAAAATTCTTGTTGAAGGCGTCAATATGGTGACAAAGCACGAGAAACCTTCTATGTCAAATCAGCATGGTGGTATTATATCAAAAGAATCTCCCCTTGATATCTCGAATGTGATGTACCTTCACAATGGGAAAGTTACAAGAATAGGTTACAAGATGGATGGAGACAAAAAGGTCCGCGTTGCCAAGGC
- the rplP gene encoding 50S ribosomal protein L16, with product MLMPKRVKRRKQFRGSMKGKALKGNKISYGDYGLIATEPCWIKSNQIEAARVAMTRFIKRGGKVWIKIFPDKPVTAKPAETRMGSGKGALEYWVAVVKPGRVLFEIAGVPEETAREALRLAMHKLPCKCKIVSRADLEGGDNSEN from the coding sequence ATGTTAATGCCAAAGAGAGTAAAACGTCGTAAACAATTTCGTGGATCTATGAAGGGCAAGGCCTTAAAGGGAAACAAAATAAGCTATGGCGATTATGGACTGATCGCTACAGAACCTTGCTGGATCAAATCAAATCAGATAGAAGCTGCCCGTGTCGCTATGACTCGTTTTATTAAACGTGGCGGTAAAGTTTGGATTAAAATATTTCCGGATAAACCAGTAACTGCAAAACCTGCAGAAACTCGTATGGGTTCCGGTAAAGGCGCTCTTGAATACTGGGTAGCAGTTGTAAAACCAGGCCGTGTATTGTTTGAAATCGCAGGTGTCCCGGAAGAGACAGCCCGTGAAGCATTACGTCTTGCTATGCATAAGTTACCATGCAAATGTAAAATCGTTTCTCGTGCAGATTTAGAAGGCGGTGATAACAGTGAAAATTAA
- the rplN gene encoding 50S ribosomal protein L14, which yields MIQQESRLKVADNTGAKEILCIRVMGGSTRRYASIGDVIVASVKDATPGGVVKKGDIVKAVVVRTVKGSRRKDGSYIKFDENAAVIIKDDKTPRGTRIFGPVARELREKQFMKIVSLAPEVL from the coding sequence ATGATTCAGCAGGAAAGCAGATTAAAAGTCGCTGATAATACTGGGGCAAAGGAAATCCTCTGCATACGCGTTATGGGCGGTTCAACAAGAAGATATGCAAGCATCGGGGATGTAATCGTTGCTTCGGTCAAAGATGCAACACCAGGTGGCGTTGTGAAAAAAGGTGATATTGTAAAGGCCGTTGTTGTTCGCACTGTAAAGGGAAGCCGTCGTAAAGATGGTTCTTATATCAAATTTGATGAGAATGCAGCCGTTATCATCAAAGATGACAAGACTCCAAGAGGAACCCGTATTTTTGGGCCAGTAGCCAGGGAGCTTCGTGAGAAACAGTTCATGAAGATTGTTTCTTTAGCTCCTGAAGTATTATAG
- the rpsQ gene encoding 30S ribosomal protein S17, with the protein MEERNLRKTRVGKVVSDKMDKTIVVAIEDHVKHPLYKKIVKKTYKLKAHDENNECKIGDTVKVMETRPLSKDKRWRLVSVLEKAK; encoded by the coding sequence GTGGAAGAAAGAAATCTGAGAAAAACACGTGTCGGCAAAGTAGTCAGCGATAAGATGGATAAGACGATTGTCGTTGCAATTGAAGATCACGTTAAACATCCGCTTTACAAAAAGATCGTGAAGAAGACGTATAAATTAAAAGCACACGATGAGAACAACGAGTGCAAAATCGGTGATACCGTGAAGGTTATGGAAACCAGACCGTTATCGAAAGATAAGAGATGGAGACTGGTTTCAGTCTTAGAAAAAGCAAAATAA